One Gemmatimonadota bacterium DNA window includes the following coding sequences:
- a CDS encoding serine/threonine protein kinase, which produces MAELPRDHWLSLEPLLDEALDLPPAERARWLHGLAARSPVLAAEIDALISRESAADRDGFLLPSTVAGLEGLELGPWRLTHPLGQGGMGSVWLARRVDGRFEGVAAVKLLHLALHGTEGQARFRREGSLLARLTHPGIARLLDAGVTPSGTPYLVLEYVDGAPIDEYVRTHRLTIPACVRLFQQVLAAVGHAHAALIVHRDLKPTNILVTAAGTVKLLDFGIARLLDDQPGDRAALTQEGGGAFTPHYAAPEQVRHEPLTTAVDVYALGVLLYQLLSGRHPTAGEAMTPAACLAALLEVEPPRLGLGDLDTILAKALRKVAAERYLSVGAFADDLARYLGHEPIGARPPSLGYRMERFIRRNRAGVLAGGVMVLSLLGATAFSVAQMREARRQRDAAVAARRRSDAQVEFQESLLSQVGDRPITVAEMVDSARAVVTRQFAHDSATLGSLLPLLANAYARLGETRERGALLARAESLAAAGYGVTELPEIYCMQVDNLRMEGRYSEAWRRLAEADSLRQRRPDPRQEASCLGARAALEVEAHITGSAPTDAPDGTATSRRALFILDSLGDTRGPEYLALLDDLATALDVSNRPREAVAVFRRVLEWQARAGMGSSLDHTMASHNLALALVKLGETAAADSLLRQVLDQAAASDPSGRIYWQPLIHYAEIALTVGQADTALKYFRQVVRQAVADTNLYWEGRGLFGVGRAAATVGRVAEASAAANRLERLVARYPHAQDTDDVFPDPRTIRGMLALAAGDPGAAWTAFDAVLRQHGYFEGRKQSRLRPVALLAAEAGIAEGRLEAAADLVRLAGANALLDPIADSASAAVAEVRLVEALLALARGDTTLAGATFDRAVAGFSRGAGPDDPRTRRALARRAMLPS; this is translated from the coding sequence ATGGCGGAACTGCCGCGGGACCACTGGCTTTCCCTCGAGCCACTGCTGGATGAGGCCCTCGACCTGCCCCCCGCCGAGCGGGCGCGGTGGCTGCACGGGCTGGCAGCGCGTTCACCGGTGCTGGCGGCCGAGATCGACGCGCTGATCTCGCGGGAGTCCGCGGCCGACCGGGACGGATTCCTCCTGCCGTCTACCGTGGCCGGGCTGGAGGGACTCGAGCTCGGCCCCTGGCGGCTGACGCACCCGCTGGGACAGGGCGGCATGGGCAGCGTGTGGCTGGCGCGTCGGGTGGATGGGCGATTCGAGGGCGTGGCGGCGGTGAAGCTGCTGCACCTCGCCCTGCACGGCACGGAGGGCCAGGCCCGCTTCCGCCGGGAGGGTTCGCTGCTCGCCCGGCTCACCCACCCCGGCATCGCCCGCCTGCTCGACGCGGGGGTCACACCTTCCGGGACGCCCTACCTCGTGCTCGAGTACGTGGACGGGGCGCCGATCGACGAGTACGTGCGCACCCACCGCCTGACGATCCCGGCGTGCGTCCGGCTGTTCCAGCAGGTGCTCGCGGCCGTGGGGCACGCGCATGCCGCCCTGATCGTGCACCGCGACCTCAAGCCCACCAACATCCTGGTCACCGCCGCGGGGACGGTGAAGCTGCTCGACTTCGGCATCGCCCGGCTGCTCGACGACCAGCCGGGCGACCGGGCCGCGCTCACCCAGGAGGGGGGGGGCGCCTTCACCCCGCACTACGCCGCGCCGGAGCAGGTGCGCCACGAGCCGCTCACCACCGCGGTCGATGTCTACGCGCTCGGGGTACTCCTCTACCAGCTGCTGTCCGGCCGGCACCCGACCGCCGGGGAGGCGATGACCCCGGCGGCCTGCCTCGCCGCGCTGCTCGAGGTGGAGCCGCCCCGGCTCGGCCTGGGCGACCTCGACACCATCCTGGCCAAGGCGCTCCGCAAGGTTGCGGCGGAGCGGTACCTGTCGGTGGGGGCCTTCGCGGATGACCTCGCGCGCTACCTGGGCCACGAACCGATCGGGGCGCGACCGCCGTCACTCGGGTACCGGATGGAGCGCTTCATCCGTCGCAACCGCGCCGGCGTGCTGGCCGGCGGGGTGATGGTGCTCAGCCTGCTCGGCGCGACTGCCTTCTCCGTGGCGCAGATGCGGGAGGCGCGGCGCCAGCGCGACGCGGCCGTCGCGGCCCGGCGGCGGTCGGACGCGCAGGTCGAGTTCCAGGAGTCGCTGCTGTCGCAGGTGGGCGACCGTCCCATCACGGTGGCCGAGATGGTGGACTCGGCCAGGGCCGTGGTGACCCGCCAGTTCGCCCACGACTCCGCCACCCTGGGGTCGCTGCTGCCGCTGCTGGCCAACGCCTATGCGCGGCTGGGCGAGACCCGGGAGCGCGGCGCGCTGCTCGCCCGGGCCGAGTCCCTGGCCGCGGCCGGCTACGGGGTAACGGAACTGCCCGAGATCTACTGCATGCAGGTGGACAACCTGCGGATGGAAGGAAGGTATTCCGAGGCGTGGCGGCGGCTGGCCGAGGCCGACAGCCTGCGGCAGCGCCGCCCGGACCCACGCCAGGAGGCGAGTTGCCTCGGCGCGCGCGCGGCGCTCGAGGTCGAGGCGCACATTACCGGCAGCGCCCCCACGGACGCGCCCGACGGGACCGCCACCTCGCGCCGGGCCCTGTTCATCCTCGACAGCCTGGGCGACACTCGCGGACCGGAGTACCTCGCCCTGCTGGACGACCTGGCGACGGCGCTCGACGTGAGTAACCGGCCGCGGGAGGCGGTGGCGGTGTTCCGCCGGGTGCTGGAGTGGCAGGCCCGGGCCGGGATGGGCAGTTCGCTGGACCACACGATGGCCAGCCACAACCTCGCGCTGGCGCTGGTCAAGCTGGGCGAGACGGCCGCGGCAGATTCCCTGTTGCGGCAGGTGCTGGACCAGGCCGCGGCGAGCGACCCCAGCGGCCGGATCTACTGGCAACCGCTCATCCACTACGCCGAGATCGCGCTGACGGTCGGCCAGGCCGACACCGCGCTCAAGTACTTCCGCCAGGTGGTGCGGCAGGCGGTGGCGGACACCAATCTCTACTGGGAGGGCCGCGGGCTGTTCGGCGTGGGTCGCGCCGCGGCCACCGTGGGCCGGGTTGCGGAGGCCAGCGCCGCCGCGAACCGGCTCGAGCGGCTCGTGGCGCGATACCCCCACGCGCAGGACACCGACGACGTCTTCCCCGACCCCCGGACCATCCGGGGCATGCTGGCGCTGGCGGCGGGAGACCCCGGTGCGGCGTGGACAGCCTTCGACGCGGTACTCCGGCAGCACGGCTACTTCGAGGGGAGGAAGCAGTCGCGGCTCAGGCCGGTGGCGCTGCTGGCCGCGGAGGCGGGGATCGCGGAGGGTCGGTTGGAAGCGGCGGCAGACCTGGTGCGACTGGCCGGAGCGAATGCCCTGCTGGACCCGATCGCCGACTCGGCGAGCGCGGCCGTGGCGGAGGTCCGGCTGGTGGAAGCGTTGCTCGCGCTGGCGCGGGGGGACACCACCCTCGCCGGCGCCACGTTCGATCGCGCGGTGGCCGGGTTTTCCCGCGGGGCGGGACCCGACGATCCCCGCACCCGCCGGGCGCTGGCCCGGCGCGCGATGCTCCCCAGCTAG
- a CDS encoding cytochrome-c peroxidase, which yields MQNRYLCGMALALVAGLSACDDAATAPDAAARIRPPAPAVSDSFVEAVRQLAAGRGVTSMPVPPKVRPALSRLGQALAFDKVLSGNRDISCMTCHLPPLATGDGRSLSIGQGATGVGAARVHPEGAFIPRNAPALFNLTAMPALFWDGRVAMDAGGRFHTPAGTQLTADMTRVFEFGAASAIGLFPVLSREEMRAIDGNELAGIPDSDNRAVWRALMRRLGAIPEYRRLFEAAYPGTPFGRMTFAHASNAIGGFFVDRFSFVNAPWDRFLAGDDHALSAEQLAGAQVFLTIRCSLCHNGPALTDNQFHNVALAQFGPGKGNGVDGRDDFGRMNVTGLAADQYTFRTTPLRNVALTAPYGHDGAFQDLRAFIDHYSESDLKLRNFDVAGLEPLLQGSLVLNFDAVLATRDTIIDGVVLPSTIVDQLTTFMSALTDPAALDLRRTVPVRVPSGLPVDGR from the coding sequence ATGCAGAACAGGTACCTGTGCGGCATGGCCCTCGCCCTGGTGGCGGGCCTGTCCGCCTGCGACGATGCGGCGACGGCCCCTGATGCCGCCGCCCGGATCCGTCCCCCCGCGCCGGCGGTGTCCGATTCGTTCGTGGAGGCCGTGCGGCAGCTCGCCGCCGGTCGCGGGGTGACCTCGATGCCCGTGCCACCCAAGGTCCGTCCGGCGCTCTCCCGCCTGGGGCAGGCGCTCGCCTTCGACAAGGTGTTGAGCGGCAATCGCGACATCTCCTGCATGACCTGCCACCTGCCGCCGCTGGCCACCGGCGACGGGCGCAGCCTCTCGATCGGCCAGGGTGCCACCGGGGTCGGTGCCGCCCGGGTGCATCCCGAGGGGGCGTTCATTCCGCGCAACGCCCCGGCGCTCTTCAACCTGACGGCGATGCCCGCCCTGTTCTGGGACGGCCGGGTGGCGATGGATGCGGGCGGGCGGTTCCATACCCCGGCCGGGACCCAGCTCACCGCCGACATGACCCGGGTCTTCGAATTCGGCGCCGCCTCGGCCATCGGGCTCTTTCCGGTGCTCTCGCGCGAGGAGATGCGCGCGATCGACGGCAATGAGCTGGCCGGCATCCCCGACAGCGACAACCGTGCGGTGTGGCGCGCCCTCATGCGACGGCTGGGCGCCATTCCCGAGTACCGCCGCCTGTTCGAGGCGGCCTATCCCGGGACCCCCTTCGGGCGGATGACGTTCGCCCATGCGTCGAACGCGATCGGTGGCTTCTTCGTCGACCGGTTCTCCTTCGTCAACGCCCCCTGGGACCGGTTCCTCGCCGGGGACGATCACGCGCTCTCCGCGGAGCAGCTCGCCGGCGCGCAGGTCTTCCTCACCATCCGCTGCTCCCTGTGCCACAACGGGCCGGCGCTGACCGACAACCAGTTCCACAACGTGGCGCTGGCGCAGTTCGGGCCGGGGAAGGGGAACGGGGTCGACGGCCGGGATGACTTCGGACGGATGAACGTGACCGGGCTGGCGGCCGACCAGTACACCTTCCGTACCACACCGCTGCGCAACGTGGCGCTGACGGCGCCCTACGGCCATGACGGCGCCTTCCAGGACCTGCGGGCGTTCATCGATCACTACAGCGAGTCGGACCTCAAGCTCCGGAACTTCGACGTCGCCGGCCTCGAGCCGCTGCTGCAAGGATCGTTGGTGCTCAACTTCGACGCGGTGCTGGCGACTCGGGACACCATCATCGACGGGGTGGTGCTGCCTTCCACGATCGTCGACCAGCTCACCACCTTCATGTCCGCGCTGACGGATCCCGCCGCGCTGGACCTCCGGCGGACGGTCCCGGTCCGGGTGCCCAGCGGCCTCCCGGTGGACGGCCGCTAG
- a CDS encoding YaiI/YqxD family protein yields the protein MTIWIDADAAPREVKELVFRAAKRLAVPAVLVANQRLQLPPGNPQVTAVWVDGGADVADQYIADHALVGDLVVTQDIPLAALLVPRGIPVLDPRGEEHTMETIGERLSVRNFMEQARTAGMVTGGPAPYDARARQAFAAALDRVLTRLLRARPPG from the coding sequence ATGACGATCTGGATCGATGCCGACGCCGCGCCGCGCGAGGTCAAGGAGCTCGTCTTCCGTGCGGCGAAGCGCCTGGCGGTGCCCGCGGTGCTGGTGGCCAACCAGCGGCTGCAGCTCCCGCCGGGCAACCCGCAGGTGACGGCGGTGTGGGTGGATGGCGGCGCTGACGTGGCCGACCAGTACATCGCCGACCACGCCCTGGTCGGGGACCTGGTCGTCACCCAGGATATCCCCCTCGCGGCGCTCCTGGTGCCGCGCGGCATCCCGGTGCTCGATCCGCGCGGCGAGGAACACACCATGGAGACCATCGGCGAGCGGCTGTCGGTGCGGAACTTCATGGAGCAGGCGCGGACGGCGGGGATGGTCACCGGCGGTCCCGCGCCGTATGACGCCCGGGCGCGCCAGGCCTTCGCCGCCGCGCTCGACCGGGTGCTGACCCGGCTGCTCCGGGCCCGGCCGCCGGGCTGA
- a CDS encoding methylated-DNA--[protein]-cysteine S-methyltransferase produces the protein MTHYTLFETAIGRAGLAWNARGLVAVQLPEAAEAATRDRLRRRAPGAVEAAPTAEMAQAIADLCALLAGDRRDLSWIPLDPEGVPHFHQRVYEVTRGIAPGQTLTYGEIATRLGAPGSARAVGQALGHNPWPLVVPCHRVLGAGNAMVGFSAHGGAVLKRRLLGIEGARLSDALSLFGD, from the coding sequence ATGACCCACTACACCCTGTTCGAGACCGCCATCGGCCGCGCGGGCCTGGCGTGGAATGCGCGCGGACTGGTCGCGGTGCAGCTCCCCGAAGCCGCGGAGGCCGCCACCCGGGACCGGCTGCGGCGGCGGGCGCCGGGCGCGGTCGAGGCGGCACCGACCGCGGAGATGGCCCAGGCCATCGCGGACCTCTGCGCGCTCCTCGCCGGGGACCGGCGCGATCTCTCGTGGATCCCGCTCGACCCGGAGGGCGTGCCGCACTTCCACCAGCGGGTCTACGAAGTGACGCGAGGCATCGCGCCGGGCCAGACGCTGACCTACGGCGAGATCGCCACCCGGCTGGGCGCGCCGGGCTCGGCGCGCGCGGTGGGCCAGGCCCTCGGCCACAACCCCTGGCCGCTCGTGGTGCCCTGCCACCGGGTGCTCGGCGCCGGCAACGCCATGGTGGGCTTCTCCGCCCACGGCGGCGCGGTGCTCAAGCGCCGGCTGCTTGGCATCGAGGGCGCGCGGCTGAGCGACGCCCTCTCGCTGTTCGGCGACTGA
- a CDS encoding ParB N-terminal domain-containing protein — translation MADAPKKKTTRKRVKTIEPRGLTARQVAGGEPPKAVQALAEHIAEDGGTVLGAYREPLGGQWQVLAALPIEILEPTPYQRDRSETHVARLADAMDRLGRFMDPVIAVRSAPGKYWTPNGNHRLGAMLALGARALVALVVPEPEVAHRILVLNCEKAHNVRERALEVIRLAEALAQLDDRAEKSYETEFEEPSLLTLGCCYQQNGRFSGGAYHPVLKRCEAFLGSRLSHALATRRARAERLLELDAAVVEAVQGLKARGFESPYLKAFVLARLNPLRFTLKRGQKADFDETIARMLAGARKFDAGKVKADQVARAGGAPEGAD, via the coding sequence ATGGCCGACGCCCCGAAGAAGAAGACCACCCGCAAGCGGGTGAAGACGATCGAGCCCCGCGGGCTCACCGCCCGGCAGGTGGCCGGCGGAGAGCCGCCCAAGGCGGTCCAGGCGCTGGCGGAGCACATCGCCGAAGACGGTGGCACCGTCCTCGGCGCATACCGCGAGCCCCTCGGCGGGCAGTGGCAGGTGCTCGCCGCGCTGCCCATCGAGATCCTCGAGCCCACCCCGTACCAGCGGGACCGCTCCGAGACCCACGTCGCCCGCCTCGCCGACGCCATGGACCGGCTGGGCCGCTTCATGGACCCGGTGATCGCCGTGCGCAGCGCCCCGGGGAAGTACTGGACCCCGAACGGCAACCACCGTCTCGGGGCCATGCTCGCGCTGGGCGCCCGCGCCCTGGTGGCGCTGGTGGTGCCCGAGCCCGAGGTGGCGCACCGCATCCTCGTGCTCAACTGCGAGAAGGCCCACAACGTCCGCGAGCGCGCCCTCGAGGTGATCCGCCTGGCGGAGGCGCTGGCCCAGCTCGACGACCGCGCCGAGAAGAGCTACGAGACCGAGTTCGAGGAACCCTCGCTGCTCACCCTGGGCTGCTGCTACCAGCAGAACGGCCGCTTCTCGGGCGGCGCCTACCATCCCGTGCTCAAGCGCTGCGAGGCGTTCCTGGGCAGCAGGCTCTCCCACGCCCTCGCCACCCGGCGGGCCCGGGCGGAGCGGCTGCTGGAGCTCGACGCCGCGGTGGTCGAGGCGGTGCAGGGGCTCAAGGCGCGCGGCTTCGAGAGCCCTTACCTCAAGGCGTTTGTGCTGGCGCGGCTCAACCCGCTCCGCTTCACGCTCAAGCGCGGCCAGAAGGCCGACTTCGACGAGACCATCGCCAGGATGCTGGCCGGCGCACGGAAGTTCGACGCGGGCAAGGTGAAGGCCGACCAGGTGGCCCGGGCCGGCGGGGCCCCGGAGGGGGCCGACTAG
- a CDS encoding PadR family transcriptional regulator, whose amino-acid sequence MSDDRLELPQGTLDLLILKALSLGAQHGWAISERLHQVSRATLQVPQGSLYPALHRLERRGWIAAHWDASDNNRRAKYYELTRDGRRQLKVEAAEWRRLTVAVDLVLGMG is encoded by the coding sequence ATGTCCGACGACCGCCTGGAGCTGCCCCAGGGCACGCTCGACCTGCTGATCCTCAAGGCCCTGTCGCTGGGAGCCCAGCATGGCTGGGCCATCTCCGAGCGCCTGCACCAGGTCTCCCGCGCCACCCTCCAGGTGCCGCAGGGGTCGCTGTATCCCGCGCTGCACCGGCTGGAACGGCGGGGCTGGATCGCCGCCCACTGGGACGCTTCCGACAACAATCGCCGCGCCAAGTACTACGAACTCACCCGCGACGGCCGCCGCCAGCTCAAGGTGGAGGCCGCCGAGTGGCGACGCCTCACCGTGGCGGTGGACCTCGTGCTGGGGATGGGCTGA
- a CDS encoding ABC transporter permease, with translation MWARLWSEARYRARAVFRREALERELDEELRFHLEQEAARHRAAGLPAAEAMRQARLAFGGLEVVKEQTRDGRGVRWLDRAGQDLRYAVRALRRTPGFTVAVIATLGLGVGINAAMFGIVDRLLFRAPPLLRDPARVHRVYLQWHNRNGLATGAMMGYASYLDFRRATTQFDALAGYSVRSLPVGSGPASAELPVGVISATLFDFFDAAPVLGRFFTAAEDTVPLGAQVAVLSHGFWQARYGGRPDALGQVLRVGTAAYTIIGVAPRGFEGISDEGPPALFIPITAYAGVFRAGPNVANYYTRYNWSWMQLVVRRKPGVTRAAAEADLSRAQRQSYEAQRAISPGMTAPEIARPAALAGPVQAERGPNQSTVTRVATWVSGVALIVLLIACANVANLMLARAVRRRREIAVRLALGVSRGRLFGQLLTESLLLAGAGAVVGLLLARTGGALLRALFLPANVAAGTLADPRTAAFVLAVAALAGGLTGLAPLLQARRTDLVEALKSGARDGGYRRSRLRTGLLALQAALSVVLLVGAALFVQSLRNVRALRLGYDVDPVVYIYPEQRGARLADAEAAALRLRLLESARAVPGVESAALGLTVPFWDTWNDNLFVAGIDSVERLGSFTIQAGSPEFFATLGTRILRGRGFTAEDRAGAPLVAVVSQAMAGTLWPGREALGECFRIGADTVPCTTVVGIAEDIHQNSVTTDRGLSYYLPIAQFHPEAAVIFARGRGQGREVREVLRQTLQPEMPGEGYVNVTPLRDIVDPELRSWQLGATMFVALGGLALVLAAVGLYGVMAYDVAQRAHELGVRMALGARAPDVVRMVVGDGMRIAFAGVAVGSLIALWSGRWLAPLLFEQSPADPVVFGVVAGVLLLVAALATAIPALRATRVSPTVALRTE, from the coding sequence GTGTGGGCCCGGCTGTGGAGCGAAGCGCGCTATCGCGCCCGCGCGGTCTTCCGCCGCGAGGCGCTGGAGCGGGAGCTCGACGAGGAGCTGCGCTTCCACCTGGAGCAGGAGGCGGCCCGCCACCGCGCCGCGGGGCTTCCCGCGGCCGAGGCCATGCGCCAGGCCCGGCTGGCCTTCGGGGGCCTGGAGGTGGTCAAGGAGCAGACCCGCGACGGCCGCGGCGTCCGCTGGCTGGACCGGGCGGGCCAGGACCTCCGCTACGCCGTGCGCGCGCTCCGGCGCACCCCCGGCTTCACCGTCGCGGTGATCGCCACGCTGGGGCTCGGCGTCGGGATCAACGCGGCGATGTTCGGCATCGTGGACCGGCTGCTCTTCCGCGCGCCACCCCTGCTGCGCGACCCTGCCCGGGTACACCGGGTCTACCTCCAGTGGCACAACCGGAACGGGCTGGCCACCGGCGCGATGATGGGGTACGCCAGCTACCTCGACTTCCGGCGCGCCACCACCCAGTTCGATGCCCTGGCGGGATACAGCGTGCGGTCCCTCCCGGTCGGCTCCGGTCCGGCGAGCGCGGAGCTGCCGGTCGGCGTGATCTCGGCAACGCTCTTCGACTTCTTCGACGCCGCGCCGGTGCTCGGGCGGTTCTTCACCGCGGCGGAGGATACGGTGCCGCTCGGTGCCCAGGTGGCGGTGCTGAGCCATGGCTTCTGGCAGGCCCGCTACGGGGGGCGCCCGGACGCGCTCGGGCAGGTGCTGCGGGTCGGGACCGCCGCGTACACGATCATCGGTGTCGCCCCGCGGGGCTTCGAGGGGATCAGCGACGAGGGCCCGCCCGCCCTCTTCATCCCGATCACCGCCTACGCGGGCGTCTTTCGCGCCGGGCCCAACGTGGCCAACTACTACACCCGCTACAATTGGAGCTGGATGCAGCTGGTGGTGCGCCGGAAGCCCGGCGTCACCCGGGCCGCGGCGGAGGCGGACCTGAGCCGGGCCCAGCGGCAGAGCTATGAGGCCCAGCGGGCCATCAGCCCCGGGATGACCGCCCCGGAGATCGCCCGGCCGGCGGCACTCGCGGGCCCGGTGCAGGCCGAGCGGGGCCCCAACCAGAGCACCGTGACCCGGGTGGCCACCTGGGTGAGCGGGGTGGCGCTGATCGTGCTCCTCATCGCCTGCGCCAACGTGGCCAACCTCATGCTCGCGCGCGCAGTCCGCCGCCGCCGCGAGATCGCGGTACGGCTCGCGCTCGGCGTGAGCCGCGGCCGGTTGTTCGGGCAGCTGCTCACCGAGAGCCTGCTCCTCGCCGGCGCCGGCGCGGTGGTCGGCCTGCTGCTGGCCCGCACCGGCGGGGCCCTCCTGCGCGCGCTGTTCCTGCCCGCGAACGTCGCGGCGGGGACCCTCGCCGATCCGCGCACCGCGGCGTTCGTCCTGGCCGTCGCGGCACTCGCCGGCGGCCTGACCGGGCTGGCGCCCCTGCTCCAGGCCCGTCGCACCGACCTGGTCGAGGCGCTCAAGTCCGGCGCCCGGGACGGCGGCTACCGGCGCTCCCGCCTCCGCACCGGCCTGCTGGCGCTCCAGGCTGCCCTGTCCGTGGTGCTGCTGGTCGGCGCCGCGCTGTTCGTGCAGAGCCTCCGCAACGTCCGCGCGCTCCGCCTCGGGTACGACGTCGATCCGGTGGTGTACATCTACCCTGAGCAGCGCGGGGCCCGGCTCGCCGACGCCGAGGCCGCGGCGCTGCGGTTGCGGCTGCTCGAGTCCGCCCGCGCGGTGCCCGGGGTCGAGTCGGCCGCGCTGGGCCTGACGGTGCCGTTCTGGGATACCTGGAACGACAACCTCTTCGTGGCGGGGATCGACTCGGTGGAGCGGCTGGGGAGCTTCACCATCCAGGCCGGCTCGCCGGAGTTCTTCGCCACCCTCGGCACCCGCATCCTCCGGGGCCGCGGGTTCACCGCGGAGGACCGCGCCGGGGCGCCGCTCGTGGCGGTGGTGAGCCAGGCGATGGCCGGCACGCTCTGGCCCGGCCGCGAGGCCCTCGGGGAGTGCTTCCGGATCGGCGCGGACACGGTCCCCTGCACCACCGTCGTGGGCATTGCCGAGGACATCCACCAGAACAGCGTCACCACCGACCGGGGCCTGAGCTACTACCTCCCGATCGCGCAGTTCCACCCCGAGGCGGCGGTCATCTTTGCCCGGGGGCGGGGGCAGGGCCGCGAGGTGCGGGAGGTGCTCCGCCAGACCCTGCAGCCCGAGATGCCCGGCGAGGGCTACGTCAACGTGACCCCGCTGCGCGACATCGTGGATCCCGAGCTCCGCTCCTGGCAGCTCGGGGCCACGATGTTCGTGGCCCTCGGCGGACTGGCACTGGTGCTCGCGGCGGTCGGCCTCTACGGGGTGATGGCCTACGACGTGGCCCAGCGCGCCCACGAGCTCGGGGTGCGGATGGCGCTCGGCGCGCGGGCGCCGGACGTGGTACGGATGGTGGTGGGTGACGGGATGCGGATCGCCTTCGCCGGGGTGGCGGTGGGGAGCCTCATCGCCCTCTGGTCGGGGCGGTGGCTGGCGCCGCTCCTGTTCGAGCAGTCCCCCGCCGATCCCGTGGTGTTCGGCGTCGTCGCCGGGGTCCTGCTGCTGGTGGCGGCCCTGGCCACCGCCATCCCGGCGCTGCGCGCCACGCGGGTCAGCCCCACCGTGGCGCTCCGCACGGAGTAG
- a CDS encoding nuclear transport factor 2 family protein — protein sequence MRRLASTLLLALSLAACHGAAPASAPPPAGPRTELLRAMDASAAAWNRGDLDSHVALYTDSAAMMGKNGPIVGRAVIRGLLERGFWAGGQPAQQLAFDHLVVTMLGRDHAMLTGQCILTGGGKPDYTCRFTTIWEHTAAGWRIIHDHSS from the coding sequence ATGCGTCGCCTGGCCTCCACGCTCCTCCTGGCCCTGTCCCTGGCCGCCTGCCACGGCGCCGCTCCCGCCAGCGCGCCACCGCCCGCGGGGCCACGCACCGAGCTGCTGCGGGCCATGGACGCGTCGGCCGCGGCCTGGAACCGCGGCGACCTCGACAGCCACGTGGCGCTCTACACCGACTCGGCGGCGATGATGGGGAAGAACGGCCCGATCGTGGGCCGCGCGGTGATCCGGGGACTGCTGGAGCGGGGGTTCTGGGCCGGCGGCCAGCCGGCGCAGCAGCTCGCCTTCGACCACCTGGTGGTCACCATGCTGGGCCGCGACCATGCCATGCTGACCGGCCAGTGCATCCTCACCGGCGGTGGCAAGCCCGACTACACCTGCCGCTTCACCACCATCTGGGAGCACACCGCGGCGGGGTGGCGGATCATCCACGACCACTCGAGCTGA